The Fusarium poae strain DAOMC 252244 chromosome 2, whole genome shotgun sequence nucleotide sequence GTGGCCCAAATTTGTGTTGGTCGAGAACAATGCAACGCCGCTTAGTATTGTTCTTTGAAGCCATCTCGAGGTAGGAGGTGTTCAACAACCACGCTATTGGCCATAATCAATTGATAGAAGAGGGGATTCCGATGCGGCTGAGACTGATCAATACTTGGCGTGGGATTTATTCGATAACGGGACATATTCGAGCGATAAGTCTGGTCACACAGGCCGAGGTCATAGGCCGGTTGGAGGTCTTGGTGTTTACGCCACCAATATTGAGTATGCAAAAGCGAGCAATTGACGATATGGGTCATTCGTTTCAGCCAATGCCGATAGCGACATATCTAAAGGTATCAGGCATGGTTACAGCTTGAGTGTGTGTTTGTCGAATTGGAGCAATTGGGAGCGATCGCTCTGACCCTAAACGCGACAGAGCCGACATGTAAGAAGACTGAGCGAGGCATTCGCTACCTAGTAGACATATATGATCTCCAAGTGTACGGGGACATCTAGTCATTACTCTTGTTCCTTTCCCTTCTTGTCAGAGATTTTCCCAGCTCTATAAGGACGCTCGCAATCATGAGTCTCACATCTTCGTCTGCTCTCCAGCCTGAACCATACTCGTCAAGCAAAGCAACATCAAATATCACAGTGGGACATTGCGAGCTTGTCAATTCTGGACAGCTGACCACGGGCAACGTGCTTCCAGGTCTGCCAGTCATTCAAGTGACACCCGTCTTTCGTGGTACCGTCGAGTTCGAAGTCAAACGCGCTGCTCTTCTCGAAGCATTCGCAGCAAAGGTTCCTCGGGAATTCTATCTCCCGGCAGAGCTCATTCAGAATCCTCCGAAAGACGTATCGATCATACCCGCAACATGTGGCATTTTGACCCAGGAAGAGCTCGAGATCACTGAGCATGATACCGTTGGTCTTGTTGACGCAATCGCAAGTCGAAAGTACAGCTCTGTCGCTGTTGCACAAGCCTTTTGCAAGCGCGCCATCATCGCGCATCAACTCACATGCTGCCTAACCCAGTGGTACATGGATGAAGCCATTACCCAAGCTCAGAAGCTGGACGCCTACCTCGAGCAACATGGAAAGCCTGTCGGTCCTCTGCATGGTATTCCTATTAGCATCAAGGAGCACATCCAGGTGGCAGGAACGTATTCCTCTCAGGGATGTTTCGCAAGCATCACCTACGATGATGCAGACGCCGACATTGTAGCGATCTTGCGCAGTCAAGGCGCCGTGATCTACTGCAAGACCAACCAACCGCAGTCGATCATGCATCTGGAGACAGACTCGCACTGGGGAAGAGTCCTGAATCCATTCAATATTTATTTGACGGCCGGAGGGTCGACGGGTGGTGAGGCGGCCTTGATCGCCATGAAGGGGTCGGTGCTTGGTATCGGCACAGATATCGGTGGAAGTATTCGAGGACCATCGGCGTTTTGCGGTATCTATGGGTTCAAAACAACATCGAATACGTTGCCAACGAGAGGCTATGTCAAAGGTGCCCCGCCCTCATCAGTACTGAATGTACCTCTCTCGACAGGACCTATGTGTCGGTCGTTGAGAGACATGGATCTCTTCATGAGATGCACCTTGTCGGCAAAGCCATTTCTTTCGGATCCGACTGTGattcctcttccttggaCGGGACTCGATACTTTGTTCAATCGGCGGCTCAAGGTGGGCATCGTTAGTAACGATGGCTTCATCGAGCCCCAACCTCCCGTCAAGAGGGCTGTGTCGTGGACCAAAGCTATCTTGACCGATAACAAGTACGCGAACCTAATTGAggtaaaagactttaaagtttttgGTGCTGAAGAAGCCTGGAATCAGGTGCGGAGACTGTACTGGCCAGATGGTGCCCAACTCACCAAGAACGGCATCGTCTCGTCAGGAGAACCCATTCATCCTCTCACGGAATGGATTGCCCAAGACGCTGAACCGTTTGGTATGCAGACAGCGCTGGAAATAACCCTCCACCATAAGCTCAGAGACGACTTCCGCCTGTCCTTTGCGCAAAGTTGGATTGATCAAGATGTGGATGTCATCATCGGCCCGTCGTTTGTTGGACCAGCGTGCGCCCACGACACGGCCTTGTATTGGACGTACACGTCGTTGTACAACCTTGTGGATTACCCAGGGGCGGTGATTCCGACGCCCATTAGGGCTGAGTCTGGGGAAGAATACGAAGACGGGTATGCGCCGTTGAGCGAGGCTTGTTCAAGGGTGAGGAAGTTGTGGGATGACGGCGATTTCGAGGGCGCGCCCGTAAATTTGCAGGTTGTGGCGCGCAGACATCATGATAACGAGCTTTTTGGGGCGTTAAATGTGCTGAAGGACGTGTTTGATTTGGTTTAAACGCGTTCGAGGGAGGGAGGAATGGAAGGCTTCGCGTGTATCGCGGTCCATCTAATTTTGGGTAGACGCGCCGTAGCTGGCTGTGCAATGTTTCTGTATGTTAACGATGCAACGTTTGACTCTTGAGTTCGTAATAAAGGTTGTACATTATTTTTGAGGTTCAGTGATGGCCCCCGTCTTTTTTGACTTGCGTCATAGTTCCGGTCTTGTAGACTAAAAGGTATCGCTCACATAATGGACAGAAACTCTCGTATGCATGACTTGGTACTCAAACTTGTCGCTATCATAAATTCCCGAGTGCGAGGAGTTATTAATTGACCAAGAATATCTAGACTAGACATTATATTAACAAGACACTCAATTACCATAGGCAAAGTAGTATCGTATTCTTGAAGTTTGCCATTGTTGATGATCTACCCTAAAGATGAAATCTGTGTCTGTCTGTACTCTGCAGCACCAtcctagtgggtagcagaaaagatgacctcctaagtcttaggttacaaaaataaatagtctaagagctatagtcttaGGAgaataaagtggcccactaatttagTCTCTTATGCTCTCAGCgaccaatttttctgataccctgaggtctCTAGATAACACTGTAGCACTATCCCAATTGAACCTCGGCGCCTCGGTAAGTGATTTGTGGGTATCCAAGGCCTGTTCAGGCTTTGGCGAAACCTGCAATCGGAAGAAAAGACAACAGCCCTTGCTAGCCCACGCCACCATCTAGCTGAAGCCTCCCACTAGACGTTCCCCAGAATCAACGACGTCAACGGAAATACGGCATGGCATGAGAGGCGGGTAAAAGGGCTTGATTGGTTTCGTCATGTTGAATTCTTTGTCATAGAATGAAATTGTTGTCTGAATTATTACCCCAGATGGGAACGCTTGCTTGCATGGAGATGAAAACACGGGGTGCGTCGACAGGAGGCGAATGAATGGGTCTGGGGAGACATGGCTTACAGTAATGGTGGAGGCTCAGATAAAGTGTTTTGATCAAGATCAAACGTTACAagtccatcaacaccaaagtcaattgatcatcgtcatcaagcATCTGAGGCGAAAGGCGCTGACATTCCGCCAAGGAAACAGGCGGTTGCTGCCGGCTTGGCTGGGGGAATGACCGGAGATAAGCATCAGAACAGACAAAATGAACTTTTGAATCGCATCCTCCTGATGTACTTGACTCGAAGAGAACATCATTCCGTATCGAGAAGTTGACTAGCAGATAACCACCGCATTGTAATGAGAGATAATAACTCTATTCACTCAGTTGCCTTTTACAGGGGCATTCACTTGACGGTAACACGTCATATGACAATTTGAACGTCGCTGTTTGGATAATACCCATCTCGTCTCGTTTCGCGTATGGAGTATGAGAGATAACCTTGTTACAAAAGAACCTGCGGGGAACTATGCTATTACCCAATAACGACCTTCCTCTTGAGTAAAGATATCAACGGTTCCTGGACGGGTAGAGATAGACACGGACGCCTTTTACGTAGGAGAAATTCTTGTTATGGTGGGTTCAGGGTCTTTAGATTAGTGAGCACTGGACACGGACGGACGTGTGGCGGACCTGGCGACTGTTACGTTACCACGCGATTGGGAAGAGTGAGACCTCAGATTGTACAATCACTGTTTTCGACGGCAGGGCTTTTTGAAGTTGGCCGTCAGCTTATTAGTCTAGGGGCTGGCACTTTGCTACATCCAGTAAGGACTAATGCAGCTACAGCGCAGATCTCTATTGATAGAGATAGCATGTTTGATGATATGATTGAAGAAATGTCGATTCGATTGACATCTTTGATCGATAATAAGCATAAAATCCACGATATCTGGGTTACAAATCCGATCTCAAAAGGACAAAAGAGTCATCCGGGGCGGACTCGCCGTCTCCGGAGAGCGAAGTCGCGATAGAGACAGAGTCACCTCATACAAATAAATCGTGTTTTTAACTGCCCGCCACTATCTCAAAAGTCTCCAGTTGTTAGGCGAAACTGTGGGGTGCGTCCAAAGACAAACTCTCCACTTGGCGTGCCACCATCGCTCGTACGAGACAGGGAAACTCTCGGGTCTTCGGCATCCAAAAGACTTCTCGAATTCTTCTCTGGACGGGATTGGCCACAGCCTCATCTTTCGGTGGACTCCATATCCGGGCCGTTTGGCGTCTTTCGATCAAAGGTTCCTCTTTCCGTCGGATGTTTTACAGCAACGGGCATGGCCTCTCCGAAGCAATGACTGTCAACGTCTCCATTCCAACGTTTCCATGACAGAACATTTATAACCATCTCCAGATTCTGGCAATTTTTATTACTCTCTCATCTCTCTTCTCccctttgtctttgtctctACCTCTCACTTGTTCCAGTGACAAACAGTGAAAAAGTTTTACTCTACAccctgcactgcactgcaccaTGGCTCAGAACCACGAGGATCTGGCCGCCGAGTACGTTAATAAACTCTGTTTTCAAGCTTAATCGAGATCCATGCTAACTCCCATACTAAAGGCTCCACGAAGAGCTTGGTGACCGTACACAAAACGAAAAGAAGACTGATCTCACTGGTGGCTTCATTGCTCCTTCTGAGATTAATGAGAAGCAATCTTTTGATAAGTCTGATGCAGAGTTTGGTACTACGCCTGATGGCGAGGAGCCCAACAACCATGAGAGGGCCACTCTTCGACGTGTGGGAGAGAACCTTCCTGCTTCAGCTTTCCTTATTGCTGTTGTCGAATTGACTGAACGTTTCGCCTATTACGGTGCTCAAGGTCTATTCCAAAACTACATCTCCTACGCCAAAGATGGATCCGATGGCCCCAAGGGTCTCGGCATGGGTAACCAGGCTGCTACTGGTCTGAACCTGTTCTTCCAGTGGTTTTGCTACGTGACACCTATTCTCGGTGCCATCGTCGCCGATCAGTACCTCGGAAAGTACAAGACAATTCTCGTCTTCTGTGGTTTCTACTGGGTTGGTCTCATCATTCTATGGACAACTGCACTTCCCGCTGCCATGGCTGTCGGTGCCAGCAAACCCGGTTATATCGTTGCTATCATCGTTATCGGTTTGGGAACTGGTGGTATCAAGTCCAACATTGCACCTCTCATCGCCGATCAGTACCAAAGACGCAGAATGGCCATTCGAACTGAAAAGTCCGGAGAGCGAGTTGTCATCGACCCTGCCATTACCTACCAGCGTATTTACATGATCTTCTACTGGTGCATCAACGTCGGTGCCCTTTCTCTGCTTGCCACCCCCTTTATGGAAAAGTACGAAGGTTTCTGGACTGCCTACCTGATGTGTTTCTGCATGTTCAACATTGGTATCCTGACTCTTGTCCTCCGCCGCAAAACCTTTGTCAACCGTCCTCCTCAGGGATCCGTCATCACCGATGCCTTCAAGGCCCTTGGTATGATGATTGCTGCCCGCAACACCGATGCTGCCAAGCCCTCATGGCGCGAGGCCAACGGCAAGACCAAGGCTGTCCCCTGGAACGACCACTTCGTCGATGAGCTCAAGCGTGCGCTCCGTGCTTGCAAGGTCTTCGTCTTTTACCCCATCTTCTGGGTTTGCTACGGACAGTTCTCCACCAACTTTGTTACCCAGGCTGGCCAGATGAACGGTCACGGTGTTCCCAACGATCTGATGCAGAACTTCGATCCTATCTCCATTCTGGTCTTCACGCCTCTTATCGAGAAGGTCCTCTACCCCATTCTGCGACGCTTTGGAATCGAGCTTCGTCCTATTGCCCGAATCACTATCGGTTTCTGGTTCGCTGCTCTGTGTCTCGCTTACGCTGCCATTGTTCAGCACATCATCTACTCATCAGGCCCCTGCTACGAGTCTCCCAAGGACTGCCCCGCCGGTATGGTCGACGGCAAGAACCTCCCCAACAACGTGCACATTGCTATCCAGACTCCCGCCTACATCTTTATCGGTATTTCTGAGATCTTCATCTCCGTCACTGGTCTTGAGTACGCCTACACCAAGGCTCCTCCTTCCATGAAGTCTTTCGTCCAGTCCATCTACCTCTTCACCAACGCCTTCGGTTCTGCTATCGCTGAGGCTCTCGTCTCTCGCGCCAAGGATCCCGACTTCTTGTGGCTCTACGTTGGTGTTGGCATTGCCTCTGCTGTGACCGGCTGCATTTTCTACGCTCTATTCCGCCATTACGATGCCCAAGAAGATGCTATGTACGACCTGGATCGTGATGCGCCAGTTCTTACCCATAATGGCATTAAGACCAACGAGGAAGAGACACATTAATTGACGAAGATGAACATTATACCTGTATTATAGTGATAGTTGCATAGTTTAGTCGTTTGCATAGCGTGGGGCGACGCAGGCGGCATTTTTGGTTTATGATAGACTCTTTATGAAGATATATTTAATGATACCTCTGATTGCATTGCTGTGAAATATGTTACTCTGTGATGACATAGAAGGACGTATTATATGAAGCTTAAACACAAGATAGTAAACTAACTATAAACTGACTATATGTCATGCCCTATGCTCTCAGCAGCAATTCGTCAGCCCTGGAGGACAGGCTCCCCGAACCCGCGCCCCATAGTCTATGGGATAGTCTAGTAGTGGAATACCAGGCCAAGAGTTGATCAACATCACCCGCTACTCTATCTAGCCCGCTGAAATGTTTATTTTGCCATTCAGATTAAGTTTCAACCCCCGCATTGTTAGGCTGCTCACACAAGTTCTTCGTTGAACCGTCCAGGATTTCCTTGCTCTGTGTCCAGACATATGTTAGTATTTTTCCAGAGGGAATCTAAGGTATTGCCTTGATCCCCTTTGATTACTGATGGCTTGACATTTACTTCAGATATTATCATCTAATGTGTTGGGATAAGGCCTTGAGACACAATCGTATGAGAAGGACGCTGAGAGGATATCGGTTCTTGGAACTACAAATAGTCCCTGCGAGTGACCTTTTCTTGGAGTCATGATTTGTTTTTTACGCCCACCATGAAAAGCAATACTCGAGATACTTGATTGTAAAGTTCGTTGACTTCGCTatcttcttcctcgttgCGGTGGTAATAAGGTTGACCTTGATGAGCCATTGAATATCTCCTTGTGCAACTGCCTGCtatagtgggtagcagaaacgaTGGCCTTTATGTTTTAgggtaataaaataaatagcctaagatGGTAGCCTAAAttgcataaagtgacctactaatttcgtccttTATACCTCGAGCGGCCAactttctgataccctgaggctgTTCCCCCATCAGAACCGAACTTTAAAGCTAGTCTAGTTCCTCTACTCGGACCGATGTCCCCACCGTTGAAACGCAAGCGTGTGTATCTGGACGGTAGCCAATGTAATTGTTAAGTATGTCTTTGCTCTGGGTCTGTGTGAGCCTAATTTGTTGCTCGGACTGGGCTACAGTTATTCCCCTAGCATCTTATTCTGATGGGTGTCACGAATGCCCTGTCGTCTATTTTTCTTGAGAATTGTCTTGTAGGAGTTTGAGTACTTAATAAAACTAGTTCTGATACGGAGTGCTCACAGTGGCGATCGCAATCCTACTTTGTGGTATCGTGGAAAGTTGGTCACTGCCTCCAGATTGACTACCACCTTTAATACTCTACCAATCAGTGATTGCGTTCGAAGAGTTTAGCCTCAAATTGTTCATTCAACTAATACCAATGCTTGTTTCAGTTAGGCCGAGGACTATCTTCCGTAAAATACAGTAATATTATGCCGCACGGGCAATAATTATCCCATCAACCTTTTTCAACAACCAAGTGGACTGTGCTTGAAATTTCGGATACTCAGACCCTGCATGCAGTTATATACCGATAACAACAGGCGAAAAAACGGGTCTAGGTGCTCCTTTGAAAGTAGTCTCCGCCTTGGCAGCAGATCTCAGTCGGACCTTTCTAGATTGAAGGTAGGGCTTGCCTTATCAGATCTTTTCATGACGATCTATTTTACCTGACTGTTGTCCTTCTTTTCAGTTTCCATCTCTTTTCTGTTTCCACTCATTCGAGGATATCTGAGATCAATACCGGGAAATCTTGCACACGATGAAGTTCTCTTCTGGAATCGCAGCTGTCCTACTGGGCGCTTCGTCAGTTGTCGTTGCCGCACCCACAGAGCAACAGTCCGCCAGCAGCCTCGTGGTGGACCTCAACAGCAAGGCTTTGTCTGCACTCAAGAACTCTGAGACCAAGATCTCCGAACGATCTGGCGCAAAGAGATGCACAACCGCCAACGCTGAAGTGCGCCGTGATTGGTAAGCTTGTCTcagcctttttaatttacttctCCATCCTAACGTGATTTGCAGGAAAGCTCTTTCCAAGAAGGAGAGGAAGGCGTATATCGATGCCGTCCTATGTCTTCGTGAAAAGCCTTCCAAGGCTGATCCATCTTTTGCACCTGGTGCCCGTACCAGATATGATGACTTTGTTGCGGTTCACATCAACCAGACTTCCAGTATTCACGCAACTGTAAGAAATGCCGCGCAAAATCTTTGAATATAAAACTAATATCACAGGGTAACTTTTTCACGTGGCACCGGTATTTTCTGTATGCCTATGAGAAGGCTCTCCGTGACGAATGTGGTTTCAAGGGTACGCAACCTGTAAGTGTATATTCCCCTCCATCGGAATGATTTATGTCTCACAATGATTAGTACTGGAACTGGTTCGAGACTGGTAATGTCAGCACCAACCCGCTTTTCGATGGCTCTGAGACTAGTATGGGTGGTGATGGCAAGTACGTGAAGCATAACGGCACCACATCCTCAAACCCTGCTGGAGACATTGTCCTACCCAGCGGCGAAGGCGGCGGCTGTATCGGCTCTGGACCCTTTGTCGGAGCCGTGGCCAACCTGGGACCCCCATCACCTGGCATGGATTCGATGATTGCTTCTAAAACTCCTTTGGGGTACAATCCTCGGTGTCTTCGTCGTGATCTGAACCAGTACCCGATCGACAACTGGATGACGCTGCCCAACCTATACAACGTCACAGTGGGAGACGCTTCGAAGAGCATCAAGGACATGCAGGATGAGTTCCAGGGACGATTTGCAGATGGGTTTCTTGGTGTACATGCGGCTGGTCACTTTGTGATGGGTGGCGATTCATCCGACTTTTACTCTTCTCCAAATGAGCCTGTTTTCTGGTTTCACCACGCCATGGTCGACCGTATCTACTGGATTTGGCAAGCGTTGCACCCTAAGCAGGCGAGGGATATTGCTGGTACTCTCACTATCGAAAACAGACCCCCTAGCAGAGATGCTCTCAAGTCTGACCCTCTCGACGTGGGAGTCAATGCTGAGTTTATCACGATTGACGATGCTCTTGATACCCTCGGTAGCACACCTTTCTGCTACATTTACGAATAAAGAGCAATTAGAGGGAGGGACAATATAGTGGAAGATTCTCAGTTTCGTGTTATAGAGTGAAGCCCCGGTTAATTGGATGTCTTTTCACTCCATTAGCCAGCAAGAGAACAAGTTCGAAACTTGTTGGCTAgaagaaagtaaatatagGCCGTCTCAAAAGCTCCGAATAGATTCTATCGCAACCGCCATATTATTGTGATGACTGACCAAATTGTGTCTTGATTCTGGTGCTGAGCAGGTTAGCCACTATAACTTCCCCTCGTTAGGGGTCAGTGGGGCTTGTTGCTGCCCCGCCGTTTTCCATCGGTTCGGAACCTTGAGCTCTCGCTGTGAGGAAAGTCTAGGCC carries:
- a CDS encoding hypothetical protein (TransMembrane:11 (o130-150i162-182o188-211i244-262o268-288i356-375o395-413i425-447o482-503i515-535o541-562i)), yielding MAQNHEDLAAELHEELGDRTQNEKKTDLTGGFIAPSEINEKQSFDKSDAEFGTTPDGEEPNNHERATLRRVGENLPASAFLIAVVELTERFAYYGAQGLFQNYISYAKDGSDGPKGLGMGNQAATGLNLFFQWFCYVTPILGAIVADQYLGKYKTILVFCGFYWVGLIILWTTALPAAMAVGASKPGYIVAIIVIGLGTGGIKSNIAPLIADQYQRRRMAIRTEKSGERVVIDPAITYQRIYMIFYWCINVGALSLLATPFMEKYEGFWTAYLMCFCMFNIGILTLVLRRKTFVNRPPQGSVITDAFKALGMMIAARNTDAAKPSWREANGKTKAVPWNDHFVDELKRALRACKVFVFYPIFWVCYGQFSTNFVTQAGQMNGHGVPNDLMQNFDPISILVFTPLIEKVLYPILRRFGIELRPIARITIGFWFAALCLAYAAIVQHIIYSSGPCYESPKDCPAGMVDGKNLPNNVHIAIQTPAYIFIGISEIFISVTGLEYAYTKAPPSMKSFVQSIYLFTNAFGSAIAEALVSRAKDPDFLWLYVGVGIASAVTGCIFYALFRHYDAQEDAMYDLDRDAPVLTHNGIKTNEEETH
- a CDS encoding hypothetical protein (SECRETED:SignalP(1-20)), coding for MKFSSGIAAVLLGASSVVVAAPTEQQSASSLVVDLNSKALSALKNSETKISERSGAKRCTTANAEVRRDWKALSKKERKAYIDAVLCLREKPSKADPSFAPGARTRYDDFVAVHINQTSSIHATGNFFTWHRYFLYAYEKALRDECGFKGTQPYWNWFETGNVSTNPLFDGSETSMGGDGKYVKHNGTTSSNPAGDIVLPSGEGGGCIGSGPFVGAVANLGPPSPGMDSMIASKTPLGYNPRCLRRDLNQYPIDNWMTLPNLYNVTVGDASKSIKDMQDEFQGRFADGFLGVHAAGHFVMGGDSSDFYSSPNEPVFWFHHAMVDRIYWIWQALHPKQARDIAGTLTIENRPPSRDALKSDPLDVGVNAEFITIDDALDTLGSTPFCYIYE